In Rathayibacter sp. VKM Ac-2762, one DNA window encodes the following:
- a CDS encoding aldo/keto reductase, whose product MPRDRTGAVVRAPRHSAVPLPPVASRAASSSGVLAETGPVEPTAVAPSHRRPMGDSGHDLFPFVLDAAALGRDDGAALLERYAAWGGNGVVVTDSSVAEGVGGWPAGHRDRDRFLLIGRFAAPVGAPATPRALVDRVEGALRRLRTDRLDVLAVRPDGAGRLDELLSAVDVLLARGLVRSVVASGFSPEELFEARVLAAHGLPRLAGAEVRWNLLERPGSEGDLGLVAAGQGLALLATVPLAHGFLRGAERTRRELGRLPDGALAAAHLGRRGRRVLAVLDAIGAELSAAPAAVALAWLLGRPRLTAATVAPRSPADVDALVRAVSLELDPGHLAALERARR is encoded by the coding sequence GTGCCCAGGGACAGGACCGGCGCCGTCGTGCGGGCTCCCCGTCACAGTGCCGTCCCGCTCCCGCCCGTGGCGTCCCGCGCAGCCTCCTCGAGCGGCGTCCTCGCCGAGACCGGCCCCGTCGAGCCGACCGCCGTCGCACCCTCGCACCGCCGGCCGATGGGCGACTCCGGCCACGACCTCTTCCCCTTCGTGCTCGACGCGGCGGCCCTCGGCCGCGACGACGGTGCCGCGCTGCTCGAGCGCTACGCGGCGTGGGGCGGCAACGGCGTCGTCGTCACCGACTCGAGCGTCGCGGAGGGCGTCGGCGGCTGGCCCGCCGGACACCGCGACCGGGACCGCTTCCTCCTGATCGGCCGCTTCGCCGCTCCGGTCGGCGCCCCCGCGACGCCACGTGCGCTGGTGGACCGTGTCGAGGGGGCGCTGCGCCGCCTCCGCACCGATCGCCTCGATGTGCTGGCGGTCCGCCCCGACGGGGCCGGACGCCTCGACGAGCTCCTCAGCGCTGTCGACGTGCTGCTGGCGCGCGGGCTGGTGCGGTCGGTGGTCGCCTCCGGATTCTCCCCGGAGGAGCTGTTCGAGGCGCGCGTCCTGGCCGCCCACGGGCTGCCCCGCCTCGCCGGCGCGGAGGTCCGCTGGAACCTGCTCGAGCGGCCCGGCTCGGAGGGCGATCTCGGCCTCGTCGCCGCCGGCCAGGGACTCGCCCTGCTCGCGACCGTCCCCCTCGCCCACGGGTTCCTCCGCGGCGCCGAGCGCACCCGCCGCGAGCTCGGCCGCCTGCCCGACGGGGCACTCGCCGCCGCCCACCTCGGGCGCCGCGGACGCCGGGTCCTCGCCGTCCTCGACGCGATCGGTGCCGAGCTCTCGGCCGCTCCCGCCGCCGTCGCCCTGGCCTGGCTGCTCGGCCGGCCGCGGCTGACCGCCGCGACGGTCGCCCCGCGCTCACCCGCCGACGTGGACGCGCTGGTGCGCGCGGTCTCGCTCGAGCTCGACCCCGGACACCTGGCCGCGCTGGAGCGCGCGCGCCGCTGA
- the dapA gene encoding 4-hydroxy-tetrahydrodipicolinate synthase, whose translation MSTPENPFGQVLVALVTPFTADGEVDWPGVEKHIDDCIAAGADGIVVTGTTGETSTLTDPEKIRLVEVGRSVAGGRAKIITGGGSNETAHAMQLARQSEKAGADGNMIVTPYYNKPTQAGVLTHFRMIADATDLPVILYDIPGRTGVPIRYETILRAAKHPNILAVKDAKGDLSEVSRVLNQTDLMYFCGDDANVLPELAIGATGLIGVTANIAAAPYRTIVDAVNAGDLHAATRAHQQLEPLVRAVMTHVPGTVAAKYILHGLGRISSPRVRLPLVGPEESEAALIEDELGLVRDIPGVDFRNFRPDRNAAAGGALPKVAGTTR comes from the coding sequence GTGTCAACTCCGGAGAATCCCTTCGGCCAGGTCCTGGTCGCCCTGGTCACCCCGTTCACCGCCGACGGCGAGGTCGACTGGCCCGGTGTCGAGAAGCACATCGACGACTGCATCGCAGCGGGCGCGGACGGCATCGTGGTCACCGGGACCACGGGCGAGACCAGCACCCTGACCGACCCGGAGAAGATCCGCCTCGTCGAGGTCGGCCGCTCGGTCGCCGGGGGCCGCGCGAAGATCATCACGGGAGGCGGCTCGAACGAGACCGCCCACGCCATGCAGCTCGCCCGTCAGAGCGAGAAGGCCGGCGCCGACGGCAACATGATCGTCACCCCGTACTACAACAAGCCCACGCAGGCGGGCGTGCTCACCCACTTCCGGATGATCGCCGACGCGACGGACCTGCCGGTCATCCTCTACGACATCCCCGGCCGCACCGGCGTGCCGATCCGCTACGAGACGATCCTGCGGGCGGCCAAGCACCCGAACATCCTGGCCGTGAAGGACGCGAAGGGCGATCTCTCCGAGGTCAGCCGCGTGCTCAACCAGACCGACCTGATGTACTTCTGCGGCGACGACGCGAACGTGCTCCCCGAGCTCGCCATCGGCGCCACGGGGCTCATCGGCGTCACCGCGAACATCGCCGCCGCGCCGTACCGCACGATCGTCGACGCCGTGAACGCGGGCGACCTCCACGCGGCCACCCGCGCGCACCAGCAGCTCGAGCCGCTCGTGCGCGCCGTGATGACGCACGTCCCCGGGACCGTCGCCGCGAAGTACATCCTGCACGGCCTCGGCCGCATCTCCTCGCCGCGCGTGCGGCTGCCCCTGGTCGGCCCGGAGGAGTCGGAGGCGGCGCTCATCGAGGACGAGCTCGGCCTGGTCCGCGACATCCCGGGCGTCGACTTCCGCAACTTCCGGCCCGACCGCAACGCCGCGGCCGGCGGCGCCCTCCCGAAGGTCGCCGGCACCACCCGCTGA
- a CDS encoding histidine phosphatase family protein, protein MSHYIYLVRHGEQQDAEHGMPDGPLSARGERQARLIAERLGGVPFTGAWHSPLRRAEETAARFQTLLPSLPLQPSSLLFDCIPSGPTPDMPKGFEPFFGSVTAAEIEAGHAQMQDAVAEFLAPSREDRHDLLITHNFVIGWFVRHVFDAPDWRWLGLNQANCGLTIIRVRSRKPPVLVVHNDLSHLPVELRTGLPEAQPY, encoded by the coding sequence GTGTCCCACTACATCTACCTCGTCCGCCACGGCGAGCAGCAGGACGCCGAGCACGGCATGCCGGACGGCCCGCTCTCGGCCCGTGGTGAGCGCCAGGCGAGGCTCATCGCCGAGCGGCTCGGCGGAGTCCCCTTCACCGGAGCGTGGCACTCGCCGCTGCGCCGGGCCGAGGAGACGGCCGCGCGCTTCCAGACGCTTCTGCCGAGCCTGCCGCTCCAGCCGTCCTCGCTGCTGTTCGACTGCATCCCCTCGGGGCCGACCCCGGACATGCCCAAGGGGTTCGAGCCCTTCTTCGGCAGCGTCACCGCGGCCGAGATCGAGGCGGGGCACGCGCAGATGCAGGACGCGGTGGCCGAGTTCCTGGCGCCGTCGCGCGAGGACCGCCACGACCTCCTCATCACCCACAACTTCGTGATCGGCTGGTTCGTCCGCCACGTGTTCGACGCTCCCGACTGGCGGTGGCTGGGCCTCAACCAGGCCAACTGCGGGCTGACGATCATCCGCGTCCGCTCCCGCAAGCCGCCGGTGCTCGTCGTGCACAACGACCTCTCGCACCTGCCCGTGGAGCTGCGCACCGGCCTGCCCGAGGCCCAGCCGTACTGA
- a CDS encoding TIGR01777 family oxidoreductase, producing MSDSSARHSDHDGTTDSGSPRRAARTPGEHVSTPSELPSARPDASAPRLRVLISGASGMIGSELTRQLRAEGHEILRLVRHAPSSPDEFHWAPTSHMLDFSVLDRVDAVINLSGASISRLPWTASYKREILDSRIQSTQTLTDAMRMSSTPPTTLINASAVGYYGDRPGEELTEQSSRGDGFLADVVDRWEKAAHLAPEATRVVTARTGLVLGDGGALKPLLPLTKLGLSGPLGSGNQAWPWISLYDEAAAIRHLLTSSLSGPVNLAGPVPATANDVMRTLAEQLHRPFKLAVPEKIIELALRDAGHELLLSSQRLVPQRLLDDGFEFRHRTVGEALEWVLA from the coding sequence ATGAGCGACTCATCCGCACGGCACTCCGACCACGACGGGACCACGGACTCCGGCTCGCCGCGGCGCGCCGCGCGCACGCCGGGCGAGCACGTGTCGACGCCGTCCGAGCTGCCCTCGGCCCGGCCGGACGCGTCCGCTCCCCGGCTCCGCGTCCTGATCTCGGGCGCCAGCGGGATGATCGGCTCCGAGCTGACCCGCCAGCTGCGCGCCGAGGGGCACGAGATCCTGCGCCTGGTGCGCCACGCGCCGTCGAGCCCGGACGAGTTCCACTGGGCGCCCACCTCGCACATGCTCGACTTCAGCGTGCTCGACCGCGTCGACGCCGTGATCAACCTCTCCGGCGCCTCGATCAGCCGCCTGCCGTGGACCGCGTCCTACAAGCGGGAGATCCTCGACTCGCGGATCCAGTCCACGCAGACCCTCACCGACGCGATGCGGATGTCCTCGACCCCGCCGACGACGCTGATCAACGCCTCCGCGGTCGGCTACTACGGAGACCGCCCGGGCGAGGAGCTCACCGAGCAGTCCTCGCGCGGCGACGGGTTCCTCGCCGACGTCGTCGACCGCTGGGAGAAGGCCGCCCACCTCGCGCCCGAGGCCACGCGGGTGGTCACCGCTCGCACCGGGCTGGTCCTCGGCGACGGCGGCGCGCTCAAGCCGCTCCTGCCCCTGACGAAGCTCGGCCTCAGCGGGCCCCTCGGCAGCGGCAACCAGGCCTGGCCCTGGATCAGCCTCTACGACGAGGCCGCGGCGATCCGTCACCTGCTCACGTCCTCGCTCTCGGGCCCGGTGAACCTCGCCGGACCGGTGCCGGCGACCGCGAACGACGTGATGCGCACCCTCGCCGAGCAGCTGCACCGCCCGTTCAAGCTGGCCGTCCCCGAGAAGATCATCGAGCTCGCGCTGCGCGACGCCGGGCACGAGCTCCTGCTCTCGAGCCAGCGCCTGGTCCCCCAGCGGCTGCTCGACGACGGCTTCGAGTTCCGCCACCGCACGGTCGGCGAGGCGCTGGAGTGGGTGCTCGCGTGA
- a CDS encoding pitrilysin family protein has protein sequence MNHGVALPLDQPETSVRAAGGSTVRRSVLPSGVRILSESVPGARSATIGFWVAAGSRDERPGRPATAGEPAVPSNVGSTHFLEHLLFKGTQKRSALDIAVSFDSVGGEHNALTAKEYTCYYAKIQDRDLPMAVEVIADMVTSSLIDPDEFETERGVILEELAMADDDPADVAGEKLFEAVFGDHPLGRPIGGTAATIGEATRDAVWAHYRAAYRPRDVVITVAGAVDHEALVALLQRVLVADGWDLGTAAPPVERRVGGRASYTRGSALSVVHRPTEQANLLVGFPGLAAGDERRMTMGVLNSILGGGMSSRLFQEVREKRGLAYSVYSFAPSYSDAGLFGLYAACTPAKAGTVAELLLTEFHRLAEDGVTDDELARARGQLSGAAALALEDSDTRMSRLGRAELTFGEFVDLDESLRRLALVGAEDVQALAADLARGPSSISAVGAVDESAFAGIAGIESASAI, from the coding sequence ATGAATCACGGAGTCGCACTGCCCCTCGACCAGCCGGAGACGTCAGTCCGGGCCGCAGGCGGATCCACGGTCCGCCGCTCCGTCCTCCCGAGCGGTGTCCGCATCCTCAGCGAATCGGTGCCCGGCGCCCGCAGCGCCACGATCGGCTTCTGGGTCGCCGCGGGTTCTCGCGACGAGCGGCCCGGCCGCCCCGCGACCGCGGGCGAGCCCGCCGTGCCCTCCAACGTCGGCTCGACGCACTTCCTCGAGCACCTGCTGTTCAAGGGCACGCAGAAGCGGTCCGCCCTCGACATCGCCGTGTCCTTCGACTCCGTGGGCGGGGAGCACAACGCTCTCACCGCCAAGGAGTACACCTGCTACTACGCCAAGATCCAGGACCGCGACCTCCCGATGGCGGTCGAGGTGATCGCCGACATGGTGACCTCGAGCCTGATCGATCCGGACGAGTTCGAGACCGAGCGCGGGGTCATCCTCGAGGAGCTGGCGATGGCGGACGACGATCCGGCCGACGTGGCGGGCGAGAAGCTGTTCGAGGCCGTGTTCGGCGACCACCCGCTGGGCCGCCCGATCGGGGGCACCGCCGCGACCATCGGCGAGGCCACCCGGGACGCGGTCTGGGCGCACTACCGCGCCGCCTACCGCCCGCGAGACGTGGTGATCACCGTCGCCGGCGCCGTCGACCACGAGGCGCTCGTCGCGCTGCTCCAGCGGGTCCTCGTCGCCGACGGCTGGGACCTCGGCACGGCGGCCCCGCCCGTCGAGCGGCGCGTCGGCGGCCGTGCGTCCTACACCCGTGGCAGCGCCCTGTCGGTGGTGCACCGCCCCACCGAGCAGGCGAACCTGCTGGTCGGCTTCCCCGGTCTCGCCGCGGGCGACGAGCGGCGGATGACGATGGGCGTCCTCAACTCGATCCTCGGCGGCGGCATGTCCTCGCGGCTGTTCCAGGAGGTGCGCGAGAAGCGCGGCCTGGCCTACTCCGTCTACTCCTTCGCCCCGTCCTACTCGGACGCGGGCCTCTTCGGGCTCTACGCCGCGTGCACCCCGGCGAAGGCGGGGACGGTCGCCGAGCTCCTGCTCACCGAGTTCCACCGCCTCGCCGAGGACGGCGTCACCGACGACGAGCTCGCCCGCGCCCGCGGCCAGCTCTCGGGAGCGGCGGCGCTCGCGCTGGAGGACTCCGACACCCGGATGTCGCGCCTCGGACGCGCCGAGCTGACCTTCGGCGAGTTCGTCGACCTCGACGAGAGCCTGCGCCGACTCGCCCTCGTCGGCGCGGAGGACGTCCAGGCACTCGCGGCAGACTTGGCCCGGGGGCCGTCGTCGATCTCGGCCGTCGGCGCGGTCGACGAGTCGGCCTTCGCCGGGATCGCCGGGATCGAGAGCGCCTCCGCGATCTGA
- the dapB gene encoding 4-hydroxy-tetrahydrodipicolinate reductase: MTTSVAVVGASGRLGSFTCSLIEASSEFSLVARLGSRSDPAEMLAADVVVDMTVPAVSQQIVDFAVANGRKVLVGTSGWTGDRIAALRRSVAEQPEAGVVIIPNFSLGSVLATALATVAARFFDAAEIVETHGARKVDSPSGTAVRTAELLLRARAELGPVQAPHTDQRARGQQVASVPVHSLRLPGVEARQEVVFGGTGETVTIRHDTTSQASYEQGVLRALDAVRTTTGVVVGLDALIDLRAAFDAAPLAERPVDEQPVIDRAPSGQAAAATSTP, from the coding sequence GTGACTACCTCCGTCGCCGTGGTCGGCGCGTCCGGCCGACTCGGCTCGTTCACCTGCTCGCTCATCGAGGCGTCGAGCGAGTTCTCGCTCGTCGCGCGGCTCGGCTCGCGGAGCGATCCCGCCGAGATGCTCGCGGCCGACGTCGTCGTCGACATGACCGTGCCGGCCGTCAGCCAGCAGATCGTCGACTTCGCCGTGGCCAACGGGAGGAAGGTGCTCGTCGGCACCTCCGGCTGGACCGGCGACCGGATCGCGGCCCTCCGGCGCAGCGTCGCCGAGCAGCCGGAGGCCGGCGTCGTGATCATCCCCAACTTCTCGCTGGGCTCGGTGCTCGCGACCGCGCTGGCCACCGTGGCCGCGCGCTTCTTCGACGCCGCCGAGATCGTCGAGACCCACGGCGCCCGCAAGGTCGACTCGCCCTCCGGGACCGCGGTCCGCACGGCCGAGCTGCTGCTGCGCGCCCGGGCCGAGCTCGGTCCGGTGCAGGCTCCGCACACCGACCAGCGGGCCCGCGGCCAGCAGGTCGCGAGCGTCCCGGTCCACAGCCTCCGCCTGCCCGGAGTGGAGGCGCGCCAGGAGGTCGTCTTCGGCGGCACCGGCGAGACGGTCACCATCAGGCACGACACCACCTCGCAGGCCTCCTACGAGCAGGGCGTCCTGCGCGCTCTCGACGCGGTCCGGACGACCACGGGCGTGGTGGTGGGCCTCGACGCGCTGATCGACCTGCGCGCCGCCTTCGACGCCGCGCCTCTCGCCGAGCGGCCGGTCGACGAGCAGCCCGTCATCGACCGGGCTCCGTCCGGCCAGGCCGCCGCAGCGACGAGCACCCCGTGA
- the thyX gene encoding FAD-dependent thymidylate synthase: protein MVRASAHDSDVLFAARVSTQGEKTLAEALDGEESDAELQRKRDRGLINYLMRDRHGSPFEHNSMTFYVQAPIFVFREFMRHRIASYNEESGRYRELRPVFYVPGPRRNLVQVGKPGAYSFEPGTPEQAELVAEETRRVSTQAYESYQRMLGEGVAREVARIVLPLNIYSSMYVTLNARSLMNFLSLRTKREDSTFPSFPQREIEMAAEQMETHFQELMPLTAAAFTANGRVAP from the coding sequence CTGGTCCGCGCGAGCGCCCACGACTCCGACGTGCTGTTCGCGGCCCGCGTCTCGACCCAGGGCGAGAAGACGCTCGCCGAGGCGCTCGACGGCGAGGAGTCCGACGCCGAGCTGCAGCGCAAGCGCGACCGCGGCCTGATCAACTACCTCATGCGCGACCGCCACGGCTCGCCGTTCGAGCACAACTCGATGACCTTCTACGTGCAGGCGCCGATCTTCGTCTTCCGCGAGTTCATGCGGCACCGCATCGCCTCCTACAACGAGGAGTCGGGCCGCTACCGCGAGCTCCGTCCGGTCTTCTACGTGCCCGGCCCCCGCCGCAATCTCGTGCAGGTCGGCAAGCCCGGCGCCTACTCCTTCGAGCCGGGCACCCCCGAGCAGGCCGAGCTCGTCGCCGAGGAGACGCGCCGCGTCAGCACGCAGGCCTACGAGTCGTACCAGCGGATGCTCGGCGAGGGCGTCGCCCGCGAGGTCGCCCGGATCGTCCTCCCGCTGAACATCTACTCGTCGATGTACGTCACGCTCAACGCCCGCTCGCTGATGAACTTCCTCTCCCTGCGCACCAAGCGCGAGGACTCGACGTTCCCCTCCTTCCCGCAGCGCGAGATCGAGATGGCGGCCGAGCAGATGGAGACGCACTTCCAGGAGCTGATGCCCCTCACGGCCGCCGCCTTCACAGCGAACGGCCGCGTCGCTCCGTAG
- a CDS encoding tetratricopeptide repeat protein codes for MRTRVGVVLMAVLLALYLFVCLQYSVVAFAAATVPGIVMGVGLLILGAVGVWGLVRELLFGLRAEKLARRLEGENALPQEVLDSRASGRPLREEADALFPQYAEEVDAQPGSWRAWYRLGLAYDASGDRKRARGAIRRAIALEHEAPA; via the coding sequence GTGAGGACCCGCGTCGGTGTCGTCCTGATGGCGGTCCTGCTCGCCCTCTACCTGTTCGTCTGCCTGCAGTACTCCGTCGTCGCCTTCGCCGCGGCGACGGTGCCCGGCATCGTGATGGGCGTCGGCCTGCTGATCCTCGGCGCCGTCGGCGTCTGGGGGCTCGTGCGCGAGCTGCTGTTCGGGCTCCGCGCCGAGAAGCTGGCCCGTCGGCTGGAGGGCGAGAACGCGCTGCCGCAGGAGGTCCTCGACTCGCGGGCCAGCGGGCGTCCGCTCCGGGAGGAGGCGGACGCGCTGTTCCCGCAGTACGCGGAGGAGGTCGACGCGCAGCCCGGGAGCTGGCGTGCCTGGTACCGCCTCGGCCTCGCCTACGACGCCAGTGGCGACCGCAAGCGCGCCCGAGGCGCCATCCGCCGGGCCATCGCGCTGGAGCACGAGGCTCCGGCCTGA
- a CDS encoding ribonuclease J, which translates to MPGPVIIPAPLAPGTLRIIPLGGLGEIGRNMTVFEIDGRLLVVDCGVLFPEEDQPGVDLILPDFTPIRDRLDDIVGVVLTHGHEDHIGAVPYLLRLKRDIPLIGSTLTLALVEAKLKEHRITPYTLTVKEGDVENLGPFELEFVAVNHSIPDALAVSIVTDAGSVLHTGDFKMDQLPLDGRITDLRAFARLGEEGVDLFMVDSTNADVPGFTPSERDIGPVIESVMARATRRVIVASFSSHVHRVQQVLDAAHATGRRVALLGRSMVRNMRIAADLGYLHVPPGVLVDMKKSGDVPEDRIVYMSTGSQGEPMAVLSRMANLDHQIEPGEGDTVILASSLIPGNENAVYRVINGLTRLGATVVHKGNAKVHVSGHAAAGELLYCYNILKPLNVMPVHGEYRHLVANAQLARETGIAEENTIIAEDGTVIDLLDGRATVVGRLDLGFVYVDGSSVGEITDADLKDRRILGEEGFISIIVVVEAGTGRIVVGPEIHAKGFAEDDSVFDEVKPRIAAALEEAVRNGASDQHALSQAVRRVVGRWVNTSYRRRPMIVPLVIEA; encoded by the coding sequence ATGCCCGGTCCCGTGATCATCCCCGCCCCGCTCGCTCCGGGAACGCTCCGGATCATCCCCCTCGGCGGCCTCGGCGAGATCGGCCGCAACATGACCGTCTTCGAGATCGACGGCAGGCTCCTGGTCGTCGACTGCGGCGTGCTCTTCCCGGAGGAGGACCAGCCGGGCGTCGACCTGATCCTCCCGGACTTCACGCCCATCCGGGACCGGCTCGACGACATCGTCGGAGTCGTCCTCACCCACGGCCACGAGGACCACATCGGCGCCGTCCCCTACCTGCTCCGGCTGAAGCGCGACATCCCGCTGATCGGCTCCACCCTCACGCTCGCCCTCGTCGAGGCGAAGCTCAAGGAGCACCGGATCACGCCGTACACGCTCACGGTGAAGGAGGGCGACGTCGAGAACCTCGGGCCCTTCGAGCTCGAGTTCGTCGCCGTGAACCACTCGATCCCGGACGCGCTGGCCGTGTCGATCGTCACCGACGCGGGCTCGGTGCTGCACACCGGCGACTTCAAGATGGACCAGCTGCCGCTCGACGGCCGGATCACCGACCTGCGCGCCTTCGCCCGCCTCGGCGAGGAGGGAGTCGACCTGTTCATGGTCGACTCCACCAACGCCGACGTCCCCGGCTTCACGCCGAGCGAGCGCGACATCGGCCCGGTCATCGAGAGCGTCATGGCCAGGGCGACCCGCCGTGTCATCGTCGCGAGCTTCTCCAGCCACGTGCACCGGGTGCAGCAGGTGCTCGACGCGGCCCACGCCACGGGCCGCCGCGTGGCGCTGCTCGGCCGCTCCATGGTCCGCAACATGCGCATCGCCGCGGATCTCGGCTACCTGCACGTCCCTCCGGGAGTCCTGGTCGACATGAAGAAGTCGGGCGACGTCCCCGAGGACAGGATCGTCTACATGTCCACCGGGTCGCAGGGCGAGCCGATGGCCGTCCTCAGCCGGATGGCCAACCTCGATCACCAGATCGAGCCGGGGGAGGGCGACACGGTGATCCTCGCCTCCAGCCTCATCCCCGGCAACGAGAACGCGGTGTACCGGGTCATCAACGGGCTCACCCGGCTCGGAGCGACCGTCGTGCACAAGGGCAACGCGAAGGTGCACGTGTCCGGGCACGCCGCGGCCGGCGAGCTCCTCTACTGCTACAACATCCTCAAGCCGCTGAACGTGATGCCGGTGCACGGCGAGTACCGGCACCTGGTCGCGAACGCGCAGCTCGCGCGCGAGACCGGGATCGCGGAGGAGAACACGATCATCGCCGAGGACGGCACCGTGATCGACCTGCTCGACGGCAGGGCGACCGTCGTCGGACGGCTCGACCTGGGGTTCGTCTACGTCGACGGATCGTCGGTGGGCGAGATCACCGACGCCGACCTCAAGGACCGGCGGATCCTCGGCGAGGAGGGCTTCATCTCGATCATCGTGGTGGTGGAGGCGGGCACGGGGCGGATCGTCGTCGGCCCCGAGATCCACGCGAAGGGCTTCGCGGAGGACGACAGCGTCTTCGACGAGGTCAAGCCGCGGATCGCGGCCGCGCTCGAGGAGGCGGTGCGGAACGGGGCGAGCGATCAGCACGCGCTGTCGCAGGCCGTCCGTCGCGTCGTCGGCCGCTGGGTCAACACCTCCTACCGCCGCCGGCCCATGATCGTGCCGCTCGTCATCGAGGCCTGA